The nucleotide sequence CATCGGCCACGTCCACCTGAAGGTCGCCGACCTCGCCCGCGCGCTCGATTTCTACTGCGGCGTGCTGGGCTTCACCCTCACGCAGCGCTACGGCACGCAGGCGGCCTTCATCTCGGCCGGCGGCTACCACCACCACCTCGGGCTCAACACGTGGGAGAGCTTGGGCGGCCGGCCGCCGCCGCCCGGCAGCACCGGCCTGTTTCACACCGCCATCCTCTACCCCACCCGCGCGGACCTCGCGGACGCCCTGCGCCGGCTCGTCGCCGCGGGCGTGCCGCTTGACGGGGCCAGCGATCACGGTGTGAGCGAGGCCCTTTATCTGCGCGATCCGGATCAGAACGGCGTCGAGCTGTACTGGGACCGTCCGGAAAACGCCTGGCCCCGCACCCCCGCCGGGGAACTGGCCATGGTCACGGCGCCGTTGGACTTGGCCTCGCTGCTGGCGACCCGCGCCTGACCTCCGCC is from Lacunisphaera limnophila and encodes:
- a CDS encoding VOC family protein, whose amino-acid sequence is MTAPRPLAAGVRIGHVHLKVADLARALDFYCGVLGFTLTQRYGTQAAFISAGGYHHHLGLNTWESLGGRPPPPGSTGLFHTAILYPTRADLADALRRLVAAGVPLDGASDHGVSEALYLRDPDQNGVELYWDRPENAWPRTPAGELAMVTAPLDLASLLATRA